The Acidobacteriota bacterium region GGGTGCAGCAGGCCATTGCCGTGCTGCCGGAACGCCAGCGTGCGGCTGTGATTTTGAATAAGTATCAGGGATTCGACTACGAAGAAATCAGCCGGGTGCTGGAGCTGAGCGTCAGTGCCACGAAATCCTTGTTGTTCCGCGCTTACGGAACCTTGCGCCGCGAACTGAGGGATTTGCTATGAATCTTCCGGAATGGGACAGTCTGGATTCACTGTTGAACGAGTGGCAGCCGCCGACGCCGCTTCCAGGCGCCGCTGGCGTCGATGCGGAACGGACCCTGTGCCAGCGGGTCCAGGAACGCGTTCGCGCGTCGCGCGTGTGGCGCAGCGTCGTCGCCGCCGGAGCCGCCGCGGCTGTGCTGGCGGGGCTGGTCTATCTGGGGCCGCTGACGCCCGCACCGGCTGCGCGCACAGTGGAGCAAATCGCGGTGATGCAGGACATGCAACTGCTTAGCCGGAATGCCGACCTCATCGAGCATCTGGACTTTCTCATGCTGCCTGCCTCCTCGGCTACGGAAGCATCCCAGCCGGAGTAAGCCGTGTTGCGATGGAGCCGAGGCAGTTGCGTATTCCTGCTGGTGCTGCTGGCGGCGGCGACGGTCGTCGCGCAACGGCCGCATCGCCGCAGTCCGCCGCGGCTGACCTCACCCGGCGCGGGATTGCATCGCCTCACCCAGCTTCCGCCCCCGGAAAGCGAACAACGGCTGCGGCAGAATCCGGATTTTCAGCGCCTTTCGCCGGAGACGCAACAGAAAATGCTGCGCAGGCTGAAGCGGCTCAACGCCATGCCGCCACAGAAACAGAAGCGCGTCATCCGGCACCTGCGGGCCTTCGGCAAGCTGACTGCGCAACAGCAAGCGGGCCTGCGGCAGGTCTACGCGCAGTACAGCAAGATGCCGTCCGCCGACCAGCTCGCCTTTCGCACGGCCTATCATTCTCTGCGCCCGATGGCGCCCGCTGCGCGCCAGCAGTACCTGGCGCAACTGCAACAGCAGCACAGCCTGACCGCCCCTGAGCTGGTGACGTTGCGCCACGCGCTGGATCTGGATCTGCCGGCTGACCTGGTGAGCGCCCCTGATCCTTAACCAAGGGCGGCGCGGAGGGTGTTAACACCGGCGGTGGCGCCCTGAGGATGGCCGAAGACGGCGCTGCCAGCGACGAAGATGTTAGCGCCGGCGGCGCGAGCCTCGGCAATCGTGGAGGGTTCGATGCCGCCATCGACCTCGATGTCGCAGACGAGGCCGCGGGCGTCGAGCACTTGGCGCAGGCGGGCGATTTTGGGGAGCACGCTGCTGATGAATGCCTGGCCGCCGAAACCGGGCTCGACCGTCATCAGCAGCACCAGTGCGACTTGATCAAGCGCTTCTTCGATCAGCGCCAGCGGTGAATCCGGGTTGAGGGCGACAGCGGGTTGGGCGCCGGCTTTGCGGATCGAGGCGAGCAGACTGTGAAGGTGGACGGTTGCCTCGGCGTGGACAATGATGACGTTGGCGCCGGCCTGGGCGCAAGACGTCACCCATTGTTCGGGGCGCGAAACCATCAAATGGGTTTCGATGGGCAGGGTGGTGAAACGGCGCGTGGCGGCGACGAACATGGGGCCCATGGAGATGTTGGGCACGAAATGGCCATCCATGATGTCGACCTGAAACCGATCCGCGCCGGCGGCTGCGGCGGCAGCAAGTTCACGCTCCAGGCAGCCGAAGTCGGCGGACAAAATCGATGGGACCAGTTGTACTGCTCGCTTCGCCGCGCTCATGCGGCGGCGGCTTCCCAGCCGGCCATGAGTGCCAAACCGCGTTCGAGAGCTAGCTGAAACAGCCGGTCGGCGCGATGA contains the following coding sequences:
- a CDS encoding DUF3106 domain-containing protein — protein: MLRWSRGSCVFLLVLLAAATVVAQRPHRRSPPRLTSPGAGLHRLTQLPPPESEQRLRQNPDFQRLSPETQQKMLRRLKRLNAMPPQKQKRVIRHLRAFGKLTAQQQAGLRQVYAQYSKMPSADQLAFRTAYHSLRPMAPAARQQYLAQLQQQHSLTAPELVTLRHALDLDLPADLVSAPDP
- the rpe gene encoding ribulose-phosphate 3-epimerase, which gives rise to MSAAKRAVQLVPSILSADFGCLERELAAAAAAGADRFQVDIMDGHFVPNISMGPMFVAATRRFTTLPIETHLMVSRPEQWVTSCAQAGANVIIVHAEATVHLHSLLASIRKAGAQPAVALNPDSPLALIEEALDQVALVLLMTVEPGFGGQAFISSVLPKIARLRQVLDARGLVCDIEVDGGIEPSTIAEARAAGANIFVAGSAVFGHPQGATAGVNTLRAALG